In Eupeodes corollae chromosome 3, idEupCoro1.1, whole genome shotgun sequence, a single genomic region encodes these proteins:
- the LOC129951536 gene encoding uncharacterized protein LOC129951536: MFKFSFLLISLLLAIHSSECGVSGRDGRSGLVGRRYNNRYNVPAPPPQPTLPPTPKEYLDAKSSFSTFGIISIIFAIIMCALVFYYSIMCYPFLCASEKKYHFMDVSSTMTTTTSRSIQSIENFPVDQKHPI, translated from the exons atgtttaaattttcgtttCTTTTGATTTCTTTGTTGCTCg CTATCCATTCATCGGAATGTGGTGTCTCTGGACGTGACGGTCGATCCGGTTTAGTGGGACGTCGTTATAACAACCGATACAATGTTCCAGCTCCACCGCCACAGCCCACATTACCACCAACCCCCAAGGAGTACCTTGATGCCAAATCGAGCTTCTCGACCTTTGGCATCATTTCGATTATTTTCGCCATCATAATGTGTGCCCTTGTCTTCTACTACAGCATCATGTGTTATCCATTCTTGTGCGCGTCCGAGAAGAAGTACCATTTTATGGATGTTTCCTCAACCATGACCACAACTACGTCCAGGTCAATACAATCCATTGAGAATTTTCCCGTAGACCAAAAACATCCAATTTAG